A stretch of the Lactuca sativa cultivar Salinas chromosome 9, Lsat_Salinas_v11, whole genome shotgun sequence genome encodes the following:
- the LOC111901697 gene encoding dehydration-responsive element-binding protein 1A — protein MDAFNDYKNSYLTLSSENPPLGSSSNSNDTRSTGGDAVADSEVKLASQTPKKKAGRKKFRETRHPVYRGVRMRDNGKWVCEVREPNTQFRVWLGTHPTAVMAARAHDVAALAFRGRSACLNFADSVWRLPVPTSNKIEDIQKAAAEAAEAFRYTDTEDAVENVETNELPEVQSYVDEEEIFESSGFYASMAEGLMVPPPPMVGYGNYGDNMDFCDDVSLWSF, from the coding sequence ATGGATGCCTTCAATGACTACAAAAACTCCTATCTAACACTCTCATCTGAAAACCCTCCTCTAGGATCCTCTTCGAACTCAAACGACACCAGAAGCACCGGTGGGGATGCAGTTGCTGACTCAGAAGTGAAGCTGGCTTCACAAACCCCGAAGAAGAAAGCCGGAAGGAAGAAGTTTAGGGAGACTCGACACCCGGTTTACCGAGGAGTTAGAATGCGGGATAACGGGAAGTGGGTTTGTGAGGTGAGAGAGCCCAATACGCAGTTCAGGGTGTGGTTAGGGACGCATCCCACTGCTGTAATGGCAGCTAGGGCACATGACGTGGCTGCTTTGGCCTTCAGGGGGCGATCGGCGTGTTTGAACTTTGCTGACTCTGTGTGGCGGCTGCCTGTCCCGACGTCTAACAAAATAGAGGATATACAAAAGGCGGCTGCAGAAGCTGCGGAGGCTTTTAGATATACGGACACCGAGGATGCAGTGGAGAATGTGGAAACAAATGAGTTGCCGGAAGTTCAGTCTTACGTTGATGAAGAAGAGATTTTCGAGAGTTCCGGATTTTATGCCAGCATGGCCGAGGGACTGATGGTGCCACCTCCTCCGATGGTGGGGTATGGCAACTATGGCGATAACATGGACTTTTGTGATGACGTGTCTTTATGGAGTTTTTAG